From a single Deinococcota bacterium genomic region:
- the ftsH gene encoding ATP-dependent zinc metalloprotease FtsH encodes MGKFPLRGLLIAVVILGVVVFIASQSGARVDDSAIRFSDFHQRLEAGEVREIRVQDRDIQGKLVGGETFSTRSSEPLTNAELNAFRRDYGVDYEVAPSRFDWRSVLVPGVMIVLMVAFLWYLMRGSRTGGNDGAMSFGKSKARMVTEETSHTLFRDVAGVDEAKQDLWEVVEFLKNPGKFHELGARIPHGVLMVGPPGSGKTHLAKAVAGEAKVPFFSISGSDFVEMFVGVGAARVRDLFEQAKKNAPCIVFIDEIDAVGRRRGMGLNGGNDEREQTLNALLVEMDGFESKHDVIIISATNRPDVLDPALLRPGRFDRQVVVDAPDVKGREEILRIHSRSKPLAKTVSLKTIARRTPGFVGADLENLLNEAALVTARSGRKEITPHDLDEAADRVVMGPERRSRVISPKERGIVAYHEAGHALAAHFLEHADPVHKITVVPRGRAGGYMLSLAEEDRNYITRNMLLDKIAVALAGRAAEEIVFNDVTTGAQSDFQQATNLARRMVTSWGMSEAVGRVALTSSSESYLGDYESARSYSEETARLIDDEVKAILESQYKRVLNLLQERKEALEAVVRVLMERETLHADEFALVMRGESLPELEAGAREGAPVSAPAPKPEGKPTSPVLPPTMMPKPG; translated from the coding sequence ATGGGAAAATTTCCGCTCCGCGGGCTGCTTATCGCCGTGGTCATCCTTGGCGTGGTGGTGTTCATCGCCTCTCAAAGCGGCGCGCGCGTCGACGACAGCGCCATCAGGTTCAGCGACTTCCATCAGCGGCTGGAAGCGGGTGAGGTCAGGGAGATCCGCGTGCAGGACCGCGACATCCAGGGCAAGCTCGTCGGCGGCGAGACGTTCAGCACCAGGTCGTCCGAGCCCCTCACCAACGCCGAGCTCAACGCCTTTAGGCGCGACTACGGCGTCGACTACGAGGTGGCGCCGAGCCGCTTCGACTGGCGCTCGGTGCTGGTCCCGGGCGTCATGATCGTCCTCATGGTCGCCTTTTTGTGGTACCTCATGCGCGGCTCGAGAACGGGCGGCAACGACGGCGCCATGAGCTTCGGCAAGTCCAAGGCGCGCATGGTCACCGAGGAGACCTCGCACACGCTCTTTCGCGACGTGGCCGGCGTCGACGAGGCCAAGCAGGACCTCTGGGAGGTCGTCGAGTTCTTAAAGAACCCCGGCAAGTTCCACGAGCTGGGCGCGCGCATCCCCCACGGCGTGTTGATGGTGGGGCCGCCCGGCTCGGGCAAGACTCACCTGGCCAAGGCGGTGGCGGGCGAGGCCAAGGTGCCCTTCTTCAGCATATCCGGCTCGGACTTCGTCGAGATGTTCGTGGGCGTGGGCGCGGCCAGAGTCCGCGACCTCTTCGAACAGGCCAAGAAGAACGCGCCCTGCATCGTCTTCATCGACGAGATCGACGCCGTCGGCAGACGCCGCGGCATGGGCTTAAACGGCGGCAACGACGAGCGCGAACAGACCCTGAACGCGCTCCTGGTCGAGATGGACGGCTTCGAGTCCAAGCACGACGTAATAATCATCTCGGCGACCAACCGGCCCGACGTCTTGGACCCCGCGCTGCTCCGGCCCGGCCGCTTTGACCGCCAGGTGGTGGTGGACGCGCCCGACGTCAAGGGCCGCGAGGAGATCTTGCGCATCCACTCGCGCTCGAAGCCGCTCGCCAAGACGGTCAGCTTAAAGACCATCGCCAGGCGCACGCCGGGCTTCGTGGGGGCCGACTTGGAGAACCTGCTCAACGAGGCCGCCCTGGTCACGGCGCGCAGCGGCCGCAAGGAGATCACCCCGCACGACTTAGACGAGGCCGCCGACCGGGTGGTGATGGGGCCTGAGCGGCGCAGCCGGGTCATCTCGCCCAAGGAGCGCGGCATCGTCGCCTACCACGAGGCCGGTCACGCCCTGGCCGCGCACTTTTTGGAGCACGCCGACCCCGTCCACAAGATCACCGTCGTGCCCAGGGGACGGGCGGGCGGCTACATGCTGTCGCTGGCCGAGGAGGACCGCAACTACATCACCCGCAACATGCTCTTAGACAAGATCGCCGTGGCGCTGGCGGGCCGCGCGGCCGAGGAGATCGTCTTCAACGACGTGACCACCGGGGCGCAGAGCGACTTCCAGCAGGCCACCAACCTGGCTAGGCGTATGGTGACGAGCTGGGGCATGAGCGAGGCGGTCGGCCGGGTGGCGCTCACCTCCAGCAGCGAGTCCTACCTGGGCGATTATGAGAGCGCGCGCAGCTACAGCGAGGAGACGGCGCGGCTCATCGACGACGAGGTCAAGGCCATCTTGGAGAGCCAGTACAAGCGCGTGTTGAACCTCCTGCAGGAACGCAAGGAGGCGCTCGAGGCCGTCGTCAGGGTATTGATGGAGCGCGAGACGCTCCACGCCGACGAGTTCGCCCTGGTCATGCGCGGTGAAAGCCTGCCCGAGCTCGAGGCAGGGGCGCGTGAGGGCGCCCCCGTGAGCGCGCCCGCGCCCAAACCCGAAGGCAAGCCGACGAGCCCCGTCCTGCCGCCGACGATGATGCCCAAGCCGGGCTAG
- the pilM gene encoding type IV pilus assembly protein PilM, whose product MTGRSKASRFFNPRADAAGLEIGTSSLKVVSLKAGKPPRLLALGSRPMPPGLIQDDQVTDPQGLAAEIKRLFAEVGVRKRPVVTAVANRSAITRHISLPKMSLRELGEAVKWEAERYIPFPLDEVILDYYVLDNPKDVPEGGQLEVLIAAARTDLVMQQLDCLKLAGLEPVVVDIKPFALLRALRGALLGAHLSKSTLVGQRYTEEGEVGVVLEVAASDTTITLVRGERVLMNRTIGVSGDDFTAAVQRALGLSFDEAEEVKLNYGVVALPAEDEEALNFDAKHEQFSPSRVYEALRPVLVDLTTEIRRSLEFYQSQAGNADISRVLVTGGAAKLRGLPEAIGDTLGFKVELGDPWLSTLVDESRFDSQFLRRVGPEFGVPLGLALRGVGASG is encoded by the coding sequence ATGACTGGGCGTAGCAAAGCCTCGCGCTTTTTTAATCCTCGAGCCGACGCGGCCGGGCTGGAGATCGGCACCAGTTCGCTCAAGGTCGTCAGTCTAAAGGCCGGAAAGCCGCCGCGCCTGCTGGCCCTGGGCAGCCGGCCGATGCCGCCGGGCCTCATCCAGGACGACCAGGTCACCGATCCGCAGGGCCTGGCCGCGGAGATCAAGAGGCTGTTCGCGGAGGTCGGCGTCAGGAAGCGCCCTGTCGTCACCGCGGTCGCCAACCGCAGCGCCATCACCCGCCACATCAGCCTGCCCAAGATGAGCCTGCGCGAGCTGGGCGAGGCCGTCAAGTGGGAGGCGGAGCGCTACATCCCCTTTCCCCTCGACGAGGTCATCCTCGACTACTACGTCCTCGACAACCCCAAGGACGTTCCCGAGGGCGGCCAGCTCGAGGTGCTCATCGCCGCCGCCCGCACCGACCTGGTCATGCAGCAGCTCGACTGCCTCAAGCTGGCCGGGCTCGAGCCGGTGGTGGTGGACATCAAGCCCTTCGCGCTCCTCCGCGCGCTGCGCGGCGCGCTCCTGGGCGCACACCTGAGCAAGAGCACGCTGGTGGGCCAGCGCTACACCGAAGAGGGCGAGGTCGGGGTGGTCCTGGAGGTTGCCGCCAGCGACACCACCATCACGCTGGTACGCGGCGAGCGCGTCTTGATGAACCGCACCATCGGCGTCTCCGGTGACGACTTCACCGCCGCCGTGCAGCGCGCCCTCGGCCTCTCTTTCGACGAAGCCGAAGAGGTCAAACTGAACTACGGCGTCGTCGCCCTGCCCGCCGAGGACGAAGAGGCGCTCAACTTCGACGCCAAACACGAGCAGTTCAGCCCCAGCCGCGTCTACGAGGCGCTCCGACCGGTCCTGGTCGACCTCACCACCGAGATCCGCCGCAGCCTCGAGTTCTACCAAAGTCAAGCGGGTAACGCCGACATCAGCCGCGTATTGGTCACGGGCGGCGCCGCCAAGCTGCGCGGTCTGCCCGAAGCCATCGGCGACACGCTCGGCTTCAAGGTCGAGTTGGGCGACCCCTGGCTGAGCACCCTCGTCGACGAGAGCCGCTTCGACAGCCAGTTCCTGCGGCGGGTGGGGCCGGAGTTCGGGGTGCCGCTGGGCCTGGCGCTCAGGGGGGTGGGCGCCAGTGGTTGA
- the pilO gene encoding type 4a pilus biogenesis protein PilO: MLRSFSLRRGRDLAILAVVLSLVAGLLWWTYLYSPVQERITVLENEIARLESEIALGERARADLPALRGAVAQLERERLAFLAQLPHESEIAELIVLLQNAAGRSEVVIQGINRTSGTHTDIVGVRPIDFSLSTGGTYTQLMDFLQEVEALQRFTLINQVGLSLVSGDEYSDPALSGNIAFTAYVFVGEDPGDQPLGDQPPDGQPLGSQP, from the coding sequence ATGCTGCGCTCGTTCAGCCTCAGGAGGGGACGCGACCTCGCCATCCTCGCCGTGGTCCTGAGCCTGGTCGCCGGCCTGCTGTGGTGGACCTATCTGTACAGCCCCGTCCAGGAGCGGATCACGGTGCTCGAGAACGAGATCGCGCGCCTGGAGAGCGAGATCGCGCTCGGCGAGAGGGCCAGGGCCGACCTGCCCGCCCTGCGCGGGGCCGTTGCGCAGCTCGAGCGGGAACGCCTCGCCTTTTTGGCCCAGCTGCCGCACGAGAGCGAGATCGCCGAGCTCATCGTGCTCCTCCAGAACGCCGCGGGCCGCTCGGAGGTGGTCATCCAGGGCATCAACCGCACGAGCGGAACGCACACCGATATCGTCGGCGTGAGACCCATCGACTTTAGCCTGAGCACGGGCGGCACCTACACGCAGCTCATGGACTTTTTGCAGGAGGTCGAAGCCCTGCAGCGCTTTACCCTGATCAATCAGGTAGGCCTGTCGCTGGTCAGCGGCGACGAGTACAGCGATCCCGCGCTGAGCGGCAACATCGCCTTTACCGCCTACGTCTTCGTCGGCGAGGACCCAGGCGACCAGCCCCTGGGCGACCAGCCTCCGGACGGCCAGCCCTTAGGGAGCCAACCCTGA
- the aroC gene encoding chorismate synthase produces the protein MLRYLSAGESHGPALTVLLDGVPAGLTLVAADHIDPWLRRRQGGYGRGRRMVIETDSAAIMAGVRAGRTTGAPLALQIENKDWRNWSEVMSPEPGNEPRKKALTGARPGHVDLAGGIKYGHKDLRDVLERASARETASRVAAGAVALRLLDSVGVEGCARVVSMAGLPCDGGMDWEGLSALDESPIRTFDKAAEAAVIARIDEAKKGGDTLGGVIEARFRGVPIGLGSHTQWDRKLDGRLAQAAMSIQAMKGVEIGDGWTGATLPGSQVHDAIYRGDAGYYRKTNRSGGLEAGITNGEELVVRAAMKPIATLMKPLATVDVVSHQVADAARERSDTTAVPAASIVLLAMTSLVLADAMMEKFGADTMSEITERVAAHRDHSRRF, from the coding sequence ATGCTCAGGTATCTCTCCGCCGGCGAATCTCACGGTCCCGCCCTGACGGTCCTGCTCGACGGCGTCCCCGCCGGGCTCACGCTCGTCGCGGCAGACCACATCGACCCCTGGCTGAGGCGCCGCCAGGGCGGCTACGGCCGCGGGCGGCGCATGGTCATCGAGACCGACTCCGCCGCGATCATGGCCGGGGTGCGCGCCGGGCGCACCACGGGGGCGCCGCTGGCCCTACAGATCGAGAACAAGGACTGGCGCAACTGGAGCGAAGTAATGTCGCCCGAGCCCGGCAACGAGCCGCGCAAAAAGGCGCTCACCGGCGCGCGGCCGGGCCACGTGGACTTAGCGGGCGGCATCAAGTACGGCCACAAGGACCTGCGCGACGTCTTGGAGCGCGCCTCGGCTCGCGAGACGGCCAGCCGGGTGGCGGCGGGCGCGGTGGCCCTGCGGCTCCTGGACAGCGTCGGCGTCGAGGGCTGTGCCCGCGTGGTCAGCATGGCCGGGCTGCCCTGCGACGGCGGCATGGACTGGGAGGGGCTGAGCGCGCTCGACGAGAGCCCCATCCGCACCTTTGACAAGGCGGCCGAGGCAGCGGTCATCGCCCGCATCGACGAGGCCAAGAAGGGGGGCGACACCCTGGGCGGCGTCATCGAGGCGCGCTTTCGCGGGGTGCCCATCGGCCTCGGCTCGCACACCCAGTGGGACCGCAAGTTGGACGGCCGCCTCGCCCAGGCGGCCATGAGCATCCAGGCGATGAAGGGCGTCGAGATCGGCGACGGCTGGACTGGCGCCACCCTGCCGGGCAGCCAGGTCCACGACGCCATCTACCGGGGCGACGCAGGCTACTACCGCAAGACCAACCGCTCGGGCGGGTTGGAAGCGGGCATCACCAACGGCGAGGAGCTGGTGGTGCGGGCCGCGATGAAGCCCATCGCCACCCTGATGAAGCCGCTAGCGACCGTGGACGTGGTCAGCCACCAGGTCGCCGACGCCGCCCGCGAACGTTCGGACACCACGGCGGTACCCGCGGCCTCTATCGTCCTGCTGGCGATGACCTCGCTCGTCTTGGCCGACGCGATGATGGAGAAGTTCGGCGCGGACACCATGAGCGAGATCACCGAGCGCGTGGCGGCGCACCGAGACCACAGCCGGCGCTTCTAG
- a CDS encoding shikimate kinase, whose translation MHRHLLEHRAVTWVALAGFMGTGKSRIGWELSRRLSLNFIDTDRVIERVSCMRTTEIFELYGEAVFRDYETEIVRRSVRLDEVVVSTGGGTAVREENRRILRGRGPVVVLTASPETIYRRTRRHKRPLLEIGNPIERICELMSARQAAYDEVASFSVSTDGRDSADVVEDIVQRLEWWARVRQGHEAGS comes from the coding sequence ATGCACCGCCACCTGCTCGAGCACCGCGCCGTCACCTGGGTGGCCCTGGCCGGCTTCATGGGCACCGGCAAGAGCCGCATCGGCTGGGAGCTGTCGCGGCGCCTTAGCCTCAACTTTATCGATACCGACAGGGTCATCGAGCGGGTGAGCTGCATGAGGACGACCGAGATCTTCGAGCTCTACGGCGAGGCGGTCTTTCGCGACTACGAGACCGAGATCGTCCGGCGCAGCGTGCGCCTGGACGAGGTGGTGGTCTCGACCGGCGGCGGCACGGCCGTGCGCGAGGAGAACCGCCGCATCTTGAGGGGCCGGGGGCCGGTGGTGGTCCTCACCGCCTCGCCGGAGACCATCTACCGCCGCACCCGGCGCCACAAGCGGCCCCTTTTGGAGATCGGCAACCCGATCGAGCGCATCTGCGAGCTGATGAGCGCGCGACAAGCAGCCTACGACGAGGTGGCCTCGTTTTCGGTCTCGACCGACGGCCGCGACTCGGCCGACGTGGTCGAGGACATCGTCCAGAGGCTCGAGTGGTGGGCACGCGTGAGGCAGGGTCATGAGGCAGGGTCATGA
- the aroB gene encoding 3-dehydroquinate synthase, which produces MKPPYPVLIGSGLAETVARAVSADRVALITDSTVGPLHAPAVESALGRAGKAVKRYTVAPGEDSKTLEVFGGLLRAMAQDGFDRKAAVLALGGGVVGDLAGFVAASFMRGLAFYNLPTSLLAMVDAGVGGKTGVNLPEGKNLVGAFWQPQAVFIDIGLLATLPVREFRQGAVEHFKHGLLDDPGILETISHPDFAPGGDPSFLEEAIGCSVAVKARVVATDEREAGVRAHLNLGHSLAHALEAGSGRRPGRRLGHGDAVGYGLLFALKLSALRGMADETARALGFLSWLGPEPLGALELADLKPYLARDKKVAAGSLRWVLLRRLGEPVLAGDISDEELEAAWTFLREVTG; this is translated from the coding sequence GTGAAGCCTCCCTACCCCGTCCTCATCGGCAGCGGCCTGGCGGAGACGGTCGCGAGGGCGGTGTCGGCCGACCGGGTAGCGCTCATCACCGACAGTACCGTCGGGCCGCTGCACGCCCCGGCGGTCGAGAGCGCGCTCGGCCGGGCGGGCAAGGCCGTGAAACGTTACACGGTCGCGCCCGGTGAGGACAGCAAGACCCTGGAGGTCTTCGGTGGGCTCCTGCGCGCCATGGCCCAAGACGGCTTTGACCGCAAGGCGGCCGTCCTGGCCCTGGGCGGCGGGGTGGTCGGCGACCTGGCGGGCTTCGTGGCGGCCTCGTTCATGCGCGGGCTGGCCTTCTACAACCTGCCCACCAGCCTCTTGGCGATGGTGGACGCCGGCGTGGGCGGCAAGACCGGCGTCAACTTGCCCGAGGGCAAAAACCTGGTCGGCGCCTTCTGGCAGCCCCAGGCGGTCTTTATAGACATCGGCCTGCTCGCCACCCTGCCTGTGCGCGAGTTCAGGCAGGGGGCGGTGGAGCACTTCAAGCACGGCCTCCTGGACGACCCCGGCATCCTGGAAACGATAAGCCATCCCGACTTCGCCCCGGGCGGCGACCCCAGCTTTCTGGAGGAGGCCATCGGCTGCTCGGTGGCGGTAAAGGCTCGAGTAGTGGCCACGGACGAGCGCGAGGCGGGCGTGCGCGCCCACCTCAACCTGGGCCACAGCTTGGCCCACGCGCTCGAGGCTGGGAGCGGGCGTCGGCCCGGCCGACGTCTGGGCCACGGCGACGCGGTCGGCTACGGGCTGCTCTTCGCCCTCAAGCTCTCGGCCTTGCGCGGCATGGCCGACGAGACGGCCCGCGCCCTGGGCTTCTTGAGCTGGCTGGGGCCCGAGCCTCTGGGCGCACTCGAGCTGGCCGACCTGAAGCCCTACCTGGCCCGCGACAAGAAGGTGGCCGCGGGCAGCTTGCGCTGGGTCTTGCTGAGGCGCCTGGGCGAGCCCGTCCTGGCCGGCGACATCAGCGACGAGGAGCTGGAGGCGGCCTGGACGTTTCTTCGGGAAGTGACAGGGTGA
- the aroQ gene encoding type II 3-dehydroquinate dehydratase has protein sequence MILVLNGPNLNLLGKREPEIYGAQTLEDLEAQCQGWGAEVGLPVVCRQSNYEGQLIDWLHRGEEEGAWGVVLNPGGLTHSSVALRDAVAGIPLPVVEVHLSNVYAREPFRHHSYLSAVCRGTISGLGLGGYAAAIRYLATCSLAADA, from the coding sequence GTGATTCTGGTCTTGAACGGTCCCAACCTCAACCTGCTTGGCAAGCGCGAGCCGGAGATCTACGGCGCGCAGACCTTGGAGGACCTGGAGGCGCAGTGCCAGGGCTGGGGCGCGGAAGTGGGCCTGCCCGTCGTCTGCCGCCAGAGCAACTACGAGGGCCAGCTCATCGACTGGCTTCACCGCGGCGAGGAGGAGGGCGCCTGGGGCGTGGTCCTCAATCCCGGCGGGCTCACCCACAGCTCGGTCGCCCTGCGCGACGCCGTCGCCGGCATCCCTCTGCCGGTGGTCGAGGTCCACCTCTCCAACGTCTATGCGCGCGAGCCTTTCCGCCACCATAGCTATCTCTCGGCCGTCTGCCGGGGCACCATCAGCGGGCTCGGCTTAGGGGGCTACGCCGCCGCCATCCGCTACCTGGCGACTTGCAGCTTGGCCGCTGACGCCTAA
- a CDS encoding long-chain fatty acid--CoA ligase: MAEFDWFKHYPAAVPRTVEVPGAPIYSLLEKTASAHADRPALDFMGYTMSYGELGAAVNRLAAALRDLGVRKGDRVALMLPNLPQMVIGFFAVNRAGAVIVNVNPLYTARELRGQLQDSGAETLILLDRFMPVYDEVAGEVPVKRVIVTGVQDFLPAPKNLLYPLLARAKREWVTVKPAAHVHPFKRLLAGAAARGEPPQVQADDLALLQYTGGTTGAPKAAMLSNRNIVANVTMLRAWNSELREAQETFLLVIPFFHVYGMSVGLGLAVESAAKMILLPRFETKAVLAAIHKHKPTIFPGVPTMYVAINNFPGVASYDLKSIRSCISGAAALPREVKERFEALSGAQLVEGYGLTEASPVTHSNPLTGRSVTGSIGLPLPNVEAKIVDAEGDELPHGEVGELVVRGPNVMMSYWGRPEETAATVRGGWLYTGDMATRDEDGYFYIRDRKKDLIICGGFNVYPREVEEVLYGHPAVQEAAVIGVPDLYRGETVKAFVVKKAAAAVTEEELIAFCRESLAAFKVPKFVEFRDSLPKTLIGKILRRRLAEEEKERAKSLPA, from the coding sequence GTGGCCGAGTTCGACTGGTTCAAGCACTATCCGGCGGCCGTCCCGCGGACGGTAGAGGTTCCTGGCGCGCCCATTTACAGCCTGCTCGAGAAGACAGCCTCAGCACACGCGGACAGGCCCGCCCTCGACTTCATGGGTTACACCATGAGCTACGGCGAGCTCGGCGCGGCGGTGAACCGTCTGGCCGCCGCCCTGCGCGACCTGGGCGTAAGGAAGGGCGACCGGGTGGCCCTGATGCTGCCCAACCTCCCGCAGATGGTCATCGGCTTTTTCGCGGTCAACCGCGCGGGCGCCGTGATCGTCAACGTCAACCCGCTCTACACCGCTCGAGAGCTGCGCGGCCAGCTCCAGGACTCGGGCGCCGAGACGCTTATCCTGCTCGACCGCTTCATGCCGGTTTACGACGAGGTGGCCGGCGAGGTTCCCGTCAAGCGGGTGATCGTCACCGGCGTGCAGGACTTCTTGCCCGCGCCCAAGAACCTGCTCTACCCGCTGCTCGCCCGGGCCAAGCGGGAGTGGGTGACGGTCAAACCGGCCGCGCACGTCCACCCCTTCAAGAGGCTGCTGGCCGGCGCCGCGGCTCGAGGCGAGCCCCCCCAGGTCCAGGCCGACGACCTGGCGCTCCTCCAGTACACCGGCGGCACCACCGGCGCGCCCAAGGCCGCCATGCTCTCTAACCGCAACATCGTCGCCAATGTCACGATGCTCCGCGCCTGGAACAGCGAGCTGAGGGAGGCTCAGGAGACCTTCCTGCTGGTCATCCCCTTTTTTCACGTCTACGGCATGAGCGTAGGTCTAGGTCTGGCCGTCGAGAGCGCCGCCAAGATGATTCTGCTGCCGCGCTTCGAGACCAAGGCCGTCTTAGCGGCCATCCACAAGCACAAGCCGACCATCTTTCCCGGCGTGCCCACCATGTACGTGGCCATCAACAACTTCCCGGGGGTCGCAAGCTACGACCTCAAGAGCATCCGCTCCTGCATCTCGGGCGCGGCCGCCTTGCCCCGTGAGGTCAAGGAGCGCTTCGAGGCGCTCAGCGGCGCCCAGCTCGTCGAGGGCTACGGCCTCACCGAGGCGAGCCCGGTGACGCACTCCAACCCGCTCACCGGCCGCAGCGTGACGGGCTCGATCGGCCTGCCCCTGCCGAACGTCGAGGCCAAAATCGTCGACGCCGAGGGCGACGAACTGCCGCACGGCGAGGTCGGCGAGCTCGTCGTCAGGGGCCCCAACGTGATGATGAGCTACTGGGGGCGACCCGAGGAGACGGCGGCGACGGTGCGAGGTGGCTGGCTCTACACCGGCGACATGGCCACTCGCGACGAGGACGGCTACTTCTACATCCGCGATCGCAAAAAGGACCTGATCATCTGCGGCGGCTTCAACGTCTACCCGCGCGAGGTCGAGGAGGTGCTCTACGGGCACCCGGCCGTGCAGGAGGCGGCGGTGATCGGCGTGCCCGACCTCTACCGGGGCGAGACCGTCAAGGCCTTTGTGGTAAAGAAGGCGGCCGCCGCGGTCACGGAAGAGGAACTCATCGCCTTTTGCCGCGAGAGCCTGGCGGCCTTCAAGGTGCCCAAGTTCGTGGAATTCCGCGACTCCTTACCCAAGACGCTCATCGGCAAGATCTTGCGCCGCCGCCTCGCCGAGGAGGAAAAGGAGCGCGCCAAGAGCCTGCCGGCCTGA
- a CDS encoding 3-hydroxyacyl-CoA dehydrogenase NAD-binding domain-containing protein, with translation MEIRKLAVVGAGTMGGGIAQLLSYAGYEVVMKDVDQGALELGVAQARRVYGGQVKKGKMNEAEVAAKMALITPTLDYDLLADADLVIEAVPEVMELKKRVFGELDARVKPAAILASNTSSLSVTEMASATSRPERVAGLHFFNPVQVMKLVEVIYAPQTSEETVLALLEFAQTLRKLPVRVKDSRGFLVNRILTPYSLEAVNVLLEGLADARTIDEDARAWGMPMGPLALADMVGLDVSLHVGETMAAAYGERMRPNMLIPEMVAAGRLGQKAGVGFYEHSGDGDERGDGGERGDGDEHKEVPALDSLLDKVRAETPPPEGGRYDIGRVMLRLINEAAYVAGEGVASARDVDIGMMAGTGYSYKGERIGPLATADRLGLDKVLEGLEAYRARYGEAFRPAPLLAQRVRAGLTGEAAGRGFHAYGLTGEGARRHRGEAPGIHLERKGHVAALILDHPPVNALSKGMMKRLGELLDALEEDEGVRALIVAAAGLGLFTAGADVSEFGQAFAGGPAALKESVREGQALFNRLDRFPKPVIAAVAGVAFGGGLELALACDLRVAGASARFALPEISLGILPAWGGTQRLPALIGRARALEMMLTGLPVTAPEAWRQGLVNRVVHDDEVLPEAQRLAEHIASRAPLSAQAILNLTQPSLEEAIGGEVEALAGLATTADVMEGVTAFMQKREPRFEGK, from the coding sequence ATGGAGATTCGCAAACTCGCGGTCGTCGGGGCGGGCACTATGGGCGGAGGCATCGCCCAACTGCTGTCCTACGCCGGCTATGAAGTGGTCATGAAGGACGTGGACCAGGGCGCGCTCGAGCTCGGCGTGGCGCAGGCGCGCCGGGTCTACGGCGGCCAGGTCAAGAAGGGCAAGATGAACGAGGCGGAGGTGGCGGCCAAGATGGCCTTGATCACACCGACGCTCGACTACGATCTTTTGGCCGACGCCGACCTGGTCATCGAGGCGGTGCCCGAGGTGATGGAACTCAAAAAGCGGGTCTTCGGCGAACTGGACGCGCGCGTCAAGCCCGCGGCCATCCTCGCCAGCAACACCAGCTCGTTGTCGGTCACCGAGATGGCGTCGGCGACCTCGCGGCCCGAGCGGGTGGCGGGCCTGCACTTCTTCAACCCGGTCCAGGTGATGAAGCTCGTCGAGGTGATCTACGCGCCCCAGACGAGCGAGGAGACGGTTCTGGCGCTGCTCGAGTTCGCCCAAACGCTCCGCAAGCTGCCGGTGCGGGTCAAGGACTCCAGGGGCTTTCTGGTCAACCGCATCCTGACGCCCTACAGCCTCGAGGCCGTGAACGTCCTGCTCGAGGGCCTGGCCGACGCCCGGACCATCGACGAGGACGCTCGGGCTTGGGGTATGCCGATGGGCCCGCTCGCGCTCGCCGATATGGTCGGCCTCGACGTGTCTCTGCACGTCGGCGAGACGATGGCGGCGGCCTACGGCGAGCGGATGCGGCCCAACATGCTGATCCCCGAGATGGTGGCGGCGGGGAGGCTGGGCCAGAAGGCGGGGGTGGGCTTCTACGAGCACAGTGGTGATGGGGATGAGCGCGGTGATGGGGGTGAGCGCGGTGATGGGGATGAGCATAAGGAGGTGCCCGCGCTAGACAGCCTGCTCGATAAGGTCCGCGCCGAGACCCCGCCGCCCGAGGGCGGACGCTACGACATAGGGCGCGTCATGCTCCGCCTCATCAACGAGGCGGCCTACGTCGCGGGCGAGGGCGTCGCCAGCGCCCGCGATGTGGACATCGGCATGATGGCGGGGACGGGCTACAGCTACAAGGGCGAGCGCATCGGGCCCTTGGCGACCGCCGACCGCCTTGGTTTGGACAAGGTGTTAGAGGGCCTCGAGGCTTACCGGGCCCGCTACGGCGAGGCCTTTAGGCCCGCGCCGCTCCTCGCCCAGCGGGTCCGGGCGGGGCTGACGGGCGAGGCGGCCGGCCGCGGCTTTCACGCCTACGGGTTGACCGGCGAGGGAGCCCGGCGCCACCGGGGAGAGGCACCGGGCATTCACCTCGAGCGCAAGGGTCACGTCGCCGCGCTCATCCTCGACCACCCGCCGGTGAACGCGCTCTCGAAGGGGATGATGAAGCGCTTGGGCGAGCTCCTGGACGCGCTCGAGGAGGACGAGGGGGTGCGGGCGCTGATCGTCGCCGCCGCCGGCCTCGGCCTGTTCACGGCGGGGGCCGACGTGAGCGAGTTCGGCCAGGCCTTCGCGGGCGGCCCAGCGGCCCTCAAGGAGAGCGTCCGCGAGGGACAGGCGCTCTTCAACCGGCTCGATCGCTTTCCCAAGCCCGTCATCGCCGCCGTGGCCGGGGTGGCCTTTGGCGGCGGCCTCGAGCTCGCGCTGGCCTGCGACCTGCGCGTGGCGGGTGCCTCGGCGCGCTTCGCCCTGCCGGAGATCAGCTTGGGCATCCTGCCCGCCTGGGGCGGCACCCAGCGCCTGCCCGCCCTTATCGGCCGGGCGCGGGCGCTCGAGATGATGCTGACCGGCCTGCCGGTGACGGCGCCAGAGGCCTGGCGTCAGGGGCTGGTCAACCGGGTGGTTCACGACGACGAGGTCCTGCCCGAGGCCCAGCGCTTAGCGGAGCACATCGCCAGCCGCGCCCCGCTCTCGGCGCAAGCGATCCTAAACCTTACCCAGCCGTCTTTGGAGGAGGCCATCGGCGGCGAGGTCGAAGCGCTGGCCGGGTTGGCGACCACGGCCGACGTGATGGAGGGTGTGACCGCCTTTATGCAGAAGCGGGAGCCGAGGTTTGAAGGCAAGTAA